One genomic segment of Nitrospira sp. SG-bin1 includes these proteins:
- a CDS encoding osmotically inducible protein C: protein MSQTTINEIINGVDVGRIGETVEAVRRTPGLATFRFRAANQWIDGSHNRSTIKSFYGAGQEDTFRTTPFVLDTDKPPVLLGKNQGPTPVEFVLHALAACLTTSLVFHAAARGIHIESVESKLEGDLDLHGFLGLSDSARKGYQQIRVAFTIKSDASAERLEELMKFSPVYDIVSNPVPVSIHIESR, encoded by the coding sequence ATGTCGCAAACAACCATTAATGAAATCATTAACGGGGTCGATGTGGGTAGGATCGGCGAGACCGTGGAGGCGGTTCGGCGCACACCCGGTCTTGCGACATTCCGATTTCGCGCCGCAAACCAGTGGATTGACGGCAGCCACAATCGCTCCACGATCAAAAGCTTTTACGGAGCCGGGCAGGAGGATACGTTCCGTACCACACCCTTTGTACTCGATACAGACAAACCGCCGGTATTGCTGGGAAAGAACCAAGGGCCAACTCCCGTCGAATTTGTGCTTCATGCTTTGGCCGCCTGCCTGACCACCTCCCTCGTCTTCCACGCTGCCGCGCGGGGCATCCATATCGAGTCGGTTGAATCAAAGCTGGAAGGAGATCTCGATCTCCACGGTTTCCTCGGCCTCTCTGACAGCGCCAGAAAGGGCTATCAGCAGATTCGCGTTGCGTTTACTATCAAGTCGGATGCGTCCGCAGAGCGGTTAGAGGAATTAATGAAGTTTTCACCGGTGTACGACATTGTGTCCAATCCGGTGCCGGTGTCGATCCACATCGAATCCCGCTAG